A genomic segment from Gemmatimonas sp. encodes:
- a CDS encoding acetate kinase: MNILVLNVGSATLKFQVVVTDADRISEDRDERLIRGQIERIGGESIITIRGADGVPRKRTASLRDLRAAVDWLVGFVTSEESGTGLTSRGELHAVGHRVVHGGERFRSSVAIDSSVLHGIEETIELAPLHNPHNLRGIEAARAALGSGIPQVAVFDTAFHHTLPEHAYLYAIPYPLYRRHKVRRYGFHGTSHRSIAYRWRMLTGRDRADVRIVTLHLGNGCSACAIKGGESIDTSMGFTPLEGLVMGTRSGDIDAALLDYIAGKEGLTLPQVEALLNNQSGLLGISGLTNDMRDLLAEADEHQDRRAKLAIDIFCYRARKYVGAYLAALGGADAIVFAGGVGENSPEIRRRICDGLQWAGLHVDPTANTALTNGREGRFSTDDSPLAAWVVPTDEELLIARDTFRVIAGVEPT; this comes from the coding sequence GTGAACATTCTCGTGCTCAACGTGGGCTCGGCGACACTGAAGTTTCAGGTAGTCGTCACCGACGCCGATCGGATCAGCGAAGACCGCGACGAGCGACTGATCCGCGGCCAGATCGAGCGGATCGGGGGCGAGTCGATCATCACCATCCGTGGCGCTGATGGAGTGCCGCGCAAGCGTACCGCGTCGCTTCGCGATTTGCGCGCGGCGGTGGACTGGCTGGTGGGGTTCGTCACGTCGGAGGAGAGCGGTACCGGCCTCACGAGTCGAGGGGAGCTGCATGCGGTGGGACATCGCGTGGTGCACGGCGGCGAGCGATTCCGCAGCAGTGTCGCGATCGACAGCAGCGTGCTGCACGGCATCGAGGAAACCATCGAACTTGCGCCGCTGCACAATCCGCACAACCTCCGCGGCATTGAAGCGGCCCGTGCGGCGCTCGGCAGCGGTATACCACAGGTGGCGGTGTTCGACACCGCGTTTCATCACACGCTACCGGAGCACGCGTACTTGTACGCGATTCCGTACCCGCTCTATCGTCGGCACAAGGTCCGTCGCTACGGCTTTCATGGGACGTCGCACCGCTCCATCGCCTATCGCTGGCGCATGCTGACCGGGCGCGATCGCGCCGACGTGCGCATCGTGACGCTGCATCTCGGCAACGGCTGCTCAGCGTGCGCCATCAAGGGCGGCGAGTCGATCGACACGAGCATGGGCTTTACGCCGCTGGAAGGACTCGTGATGGGCACGCGCTCCGGTGACATCGACGCCGCGCTGCTGGACTACATCGCGGGGAAGGAGGGCCTCACGTTGCCGCAGGTGGAAGCGCTGCTGAACAACCAGTCGGGATTGCTTGGCATTTCGGGACTCACGAACGACATGCGCGATCTGCTCGCCGAAGCGGACGAGCATCAGGATCGTCGCGCCAAGCTGGCCATCGACATCTTCTGTTATCGGGCGCGTAAGTATGTGGGCGCGTATCTCGCCGCGCTCGGAGGCGCCGACGCCATCGTGTTCGCCGGCGGCGTTGGGGAGAACTCGCCCGAGATCCGACGACGGATATGCGACGGACTGCAGTGGGCCGGATTGCATGTCGACCCGACGGCCAACACGGCGCTCACGAATGGTCGGGAGGGACGTTTCTCGACCGACGATTCCCCTCTCGCGGCGTGGGTGGTGCCCACCGACGAAGAGCTGCTGATCGCTCGCGACACGTTCCGCGTGATCGCCGGCGTCGAGCCAACCTGA